GTGTTTTCTACCTACAATGATGAACATGCGGCGAGGCAAGAACAGAGAACCCAGAGGGGTGCGCACAAGAGAAGGGGTTACTCAGGTTCAGGTCCTCAAgatgaggtaataccttacttcATGCCTTTGTGTNNNNNNNNNNNNNNNNNNNNNNNNNNNNNNNNNNNNNNNNNNNNNNNNNNNNNNNNNNNNNNNNNNNNNNNNNNNNNNNNNNNNNNNNNNNNNNNNNNNNNNNNNNNNNNNNNNNNNNNNNNNNNNNNNNNNNNNNNNNNNNNNNNNNNNNNNNNNNNNNNNNNNNNNNNNNNNNNNNNNNNNNNNNNNNNNNNNNNNNNNNNNNNNNNNNNNNNNNNNNNNNNNNNNNNNNNNNNNNNNNNNNNNNNNNNNNNNNNNNNNNNNNNNNNNNNNNNNNNNNNNNNGTCCATTCCTCGCCTTTTTAATATAGGTGGatgaggctagggttacatagagtgggAGTCGATTATGATATAGTAGTCCTACACGGTTACAATTGGGGTTATCTAGAGTCAGAGTCGATTATGATCTAGTAGTCCTATACAGTTACATTTGGATATACTTTCTCTAGTAGATACGTGTCTTGTACAAGAAGTTGATAGTATGTCCCCCGTATGATCGATGGATGGACTCTGAGTTATTGGCATGGCCAACCTTGTGGCTATCGGGTCGAGTTTTTCCTCCCTGACAATACTGGGGTCATGGCATCGCCAATTTCAACGTGCGGAAATAATGAAGAAAAATACAGAAATGAGACATCATGACATGCATAATTATACAAGGAATAAAAACACAAGAATGTGTAATAGATGTTGTTTTGTTCTGtccatgtttttttttgcaaaaatgttaGATGTGAAATGGTGTCGAGCACACGCGGCGTGCCACATCGGTGCCGCGCGTCTTGGCTCGACTTTGTTGTACCACTTCACTCCCACTTATGCAACATCATGCACCCGAGTTTGAGATATCTAACTTGATGCATGAAAGTGAACTTCATGGACAACTTCTTGTATCTACCGTGCAATTTACTCCTTTTTAATCATGCAAACCAATGATACCCACAATTCATGGTGGGTGCTATACCACTAGAGAAGGACTTGAAATATTTCAATGTTCTGGAACACACCTCTCCCCTTCAAGAAACACAAGGTGTGCGCACATTTTAGATGGCCTCTTTCGAAAACAAGAATCTGTTGAACAATGTGCAAATTATTACTATGTAGTGATAGCAAAAAAAATATTGAGGGAGATAGAGTGATAGCAAAACTACTCGCAAAAAAAAAGTGATAGCAAATTGATATTGTTGGACTCTTGTATTAAAAACGGTCGTGCTAATCATGGCGTTACACTGGAACGGTTGACCACACGCAAACGGCCGGGAGCACCGAAAACTCCTCCGCGGTTTCAACACCGCACTCCTTGCTCCCGCGACCAGTTTCAACTCTATGCCCAGCGAGTCAGCAAGGGTCCAAAGATTTCCGTAGCGGCACTGCATGAGGACGTGCGGTGCTTGACTTGATCCGCACATAGCCGCGTGACTCACTCTACACATATGCGTACACTCTCCGcctagccagccagccagccagccaaaaTATTCTAATCCCATCAGCGAAAAATCCAGGAACGGACGAGCGCATAAACTAGCCAGCCAGGAAGCAGCCGCTGCACCCCCATCCATCAACCCGGAGGTCAGAGCTCACAGGTCATCACAAAGTCAGAGCCCCCGGCCTCGATCGTGCTCGTGCCCTTCACTCCCCAGCCAGCCAGTACTGTCCCAATCCCCCGCGGCTCGATCGACGACCCGCGTATATAAATCATTGATTATTTCCTTCCACTACACCGATCGATTGAGATGGCGGAGGAGTGGTGGGGCTCCGCGCGGACCGGCGGCGACGCGCTCTCGGCGTGCTCCGCGACCCCTGCCGGGTCCGAGATCAGCGGGACTTCCGGGATGAGTTCGGGGCCTGCCGGTTTGCCGGACTCCGCGGCCGCTGCATCGCCGTTCTTCCTCGCCGATCCGCAGATGGATTGGACGCAATCCTTCATGTAAGCAGGAATTAAATCGTTCTTACTCTATTAGCTAGGCTACTCCATTTTGTTGACTCCATAGTCCTTAATAATACTCTTCTGAGCATCTTGGTCTCGTGCATGGCTAGCAGGGCCGGGAAAGTAGGAGCGGCGGCCAACGCTCCGACGAGCTTCAACGCGTTGCTCCACCTGCAAGGCGACGCGAGCCGCCAGTTCCTGCTCGATCAGGCGGAGCATCCGCCTCCCGTTCTGCCTACCCCCTACACCGACGGCGCGTCGCATCAGGGGCCCGTGTACGCGGACGGCCTGTACGGCTCCAGCTTGGCCAGTAGCTACGGTGACACGCCGGCCGCCGCGACGACGAAGCCGTTTTCGCAGCAGCACCACCAGTTCCCAGATTTCTTCAGCTCGACGGGGCTCTTTGGCGCGCCGGCCCCGATCCAGAGGTCACCGCAGCCTCTCCTGCAGGCTCTAGAGCCCAAACTCCTCAAGGTATTCGCCATAGCTAGCACCGAATAGCTAGTACGAAGTTATGAACTAGGGTTCCTTCTGACATGGTTTCTGAATTTGGATGCAGTCCAGAACTGAACCTGCGGCCCAGGACGCCTGCTCGTCGTCATCGGCGACAAGAAGGAGCAGCGCCGCCCCTCCGGCGGCGAAGAAGCCTCGGACCGAGACGCCGTCGCCGATGCCGACTTTCAAGGTGCGCACCGGCCGGCCGGTGGCGGTCCCATAGTATAACTGATCGTTCTTCCACATATATCTGTCACGTCAGTTCAAATATATTTATGCTCTCTGCCATCATCAAGCGATCGAGCTATAAGCCTAGAATGCCTACTTGATATATCGCTTTTGAATAGAATTTGCCGTGTGTCTGGCAGGTGAGGAAAGAGAAGCTCGGGGACAGAGTCACCGCGCTCCAGCAGCTGGTCTCGCCTTTTGGAAAGGTATCCTTTTCACCCTCCTACTTCCTTTCTGTTTTTCCCTCCATTATTAGCTTAGTAGAGTACTTAACTTTCTTTTCGCCTCTGTTTATACTATATTGCTCTGCAATTCGCCTGCAAGTTGCTGAGTATTTGCATCTTTTTGATCGATGCCCGGCCCGGCCCTTTAGACGGATACGGCATCGGTTCTCCACGAGGCCATCGGATACATCAAGTTCCTTCACGATCAAGTTGCCGTGAGTACCAAAATTCCCTAAGCAGCCCCTAATTATAGATGCTCCAAGCTTTGTTTTCGCTTACTTATTGCAGATTCCCGAACAGCTAGCTACCACAACTAATCTTTTCATGATGCACACGCCATTAACGGGGTTTATCTCTGCATGCAGTCTCTCAGCTCTCCCTACTTCATCAGGTGCAGTGGCGGTCCGGTGCAGCTCCAGCACAAACAGGTACCAATATATTGCTATTGCAGCACTGCTTGTTTAATTTCATCTCACTTATGAATTGCATTTTTCTCATGAACTAGGGTTCGGATGGTGACGCCGGCGAGGCGAAGGAGGACCTGCGGAGCCGTGGCCTGTGCCTTGTCCCGGTGGCGAGCACTTACACGATGGCCAGCGAGACGGCGGCACCGGAGTTCTGGCACCCCACCTTCGGAGGCACGTTTCATTGATTCTAATAAGATCCATAGACATGCAAGTAGTATCTAGCACATTATAGCCAACTCAGCTAGCTAGGCAGGTATGCATATATGTGTGtgtgattgtgtgtgtgtgtgtgtgtgtgtgtgtgtgtgtgtcggttAAGCAATGTGTACTCATGGTCTCATGCCACACCACTAAATCACAGTGTTGAAGCAAAAgcgaaaaaagcttttaagcaatcaGCAATGTGCCGACAAAGTCGAATCATGTGTATATATTGGATCGAAGAAAAACTGAAGAGCGGTAAAAAAGGAAATAAATTTGAAGAGAATTATATGCACTAGGAAGTTAGTAAAATGGAAGTACTTTGCACACGATGTTTAACATTTCGACTATTGCACGATTGATGATCCAAAGGTCCAGCTCCACGCAACAGACATGATGAAAGAACGTGGTGAATCGTCATATAAAAATCATCCAAACAGTATCGGGCGTGCAGCATTGCTCTTAGTAAAACGGATATTTTGAGTGAATTACATCTGCAATCCTTAAACTTAAGCAGTGcacgtattttttattatttttttcaaaaaggaagttaaacccctggcctctgcatcatcgTGGTCCACAAACTCTCAAAAGGGCTATTTTGGTCCCTAAACACAGGTTTGTACCTTACTTTGGTCGAAATCACAAGCTGTTTGGCAACTCTGGAACACGTGGACATGGATGATGACCTGAGTTACAGACGTGGCATCCACCATGCCGAGGGGAGCAAGTTCCCCAGCCACGAGACTGTTCAGTAGCATATTTCTTTTGCGTTTTGCCCTCATTGTTCAACGAAGCATACTCATTTGCCCTATG
The sequence above is a segment of the Triticum dicoccoides isolate Atlit2015 ecotype Zavitan chromosome 1A, WEW_v2.0, whole genome shotgun sequence genome. Coding sequences within it:
- the LOC119285782 gene encoding transcription factor bHLH112-like, which codes for MAEEWWGSARTGGDALSACSATPAGSEISGTSGMSSGPAGLPDSAAAASPFFLADPQMDWTQSFMAGKVGAAANAPTSFNALLHLQGDASRQFLLDQAEHPPPVLPTPYTDGASHQGPVYADGLYGSSLASSYGDTPAAATTKPFSQQHHQFPDFFSSTGLFGAPAPIQRSPQPLLQALEPKLLKSRTEPAAQDACSSSSATRRSSAAPPAAKKPRTETPSPMPTFKVRKEKLGDRVTALQQLVSPFGKTDTASVLHEAIGYIKFLHDQVASLSSPYFIRCSGGPVQLQHKQGSDGDAGEAKEDLRSRGLCLVPVASTYTMASETAAPEFWHPTFGGTFH